Below is a window of Zygosaccharomyces rouxii strain CBS732 chromosome C complete sequence DNA.
GGTACTCCTGATCTAGAGACACCGCATAGAGCTTTTAATGCTCTTGCTCGGGATAAATTTGGCAGTTACTACCTTTCTAATCAGATCAAGACTATAAAGGACATATCGTCAGTTGTATTTAGAAGGCCTCACGAATTTGGACAACTAACTTCATGGGAATTAGAAAGTGCCATTTGGGATTACTGTTTCTTCAATCCTGATGAattcaatggatttgaCCTCAAGGATAGTAAGGGCCAGCATTTAGTGGTTAGCGAAACATGCATGACGATACCAGAATTGAGTAAAAACATGGATCAAGTAGTCTTCGAAGAATACGAATTTGCTAGTATGTTCAAAAGCCCCATAGCAGGATTTGCACCATTTGGTAGACCTTCTATTGCGATTTCGGGTAAAGGTGATGATCAACCAAATCGGAAGGCAGAACCTGATGCATATGAACCATTCCAACTGGTAATCGATGTAGGCTTTAACTGTACTTGGGTTGTGCCTGTGATCAAAGGTATTCCTTATTATAAGGCAGTTAAAAAACTAGATATTGGCGGTAGATTTTTGAATGGCTTACTGAAAGAGACGCTTTCATTTCGACATTATAACGTTATGGATGAAACTATACTTGTGAATAATATTAAGGAAAACTGTCTATTTGTGAGTCCCGTATCTTATTTTGAAAGCTTTAAGCATAAAGAGCAAACCGCTGTAGAATATGTCCTACCAGATTTTCAAACTAGTTTTCTAGGTTACGTCAAGGATCCAAAGAAGCCATTACCACAAGATTCGCAGACAgttgaattgaaagatgaattatttTCCGTCCCAGAGACATTTTTCCATCCAGAAATACCACAACTTTTAAAACCAGGTATCATTGAAACTATACTGGAGAGTTTATCGATTTTACCAGAACAACTGAGACCGTTAATGTTAGGTAATATCGTTTGCACGGGTGGTAATTTTAATCTGCCAAATTTCGCGACTAGATTAGCTACTGAATTACAAAGACAATTACCGACTGACTGGACATGTACAGTTCATCTACCGAGTGGGCCTAAGGAACTTTACGGTTGGTCATCCATGGCATCATTTACCAATTCACCATTATACAGTGATGCTCGTGTAACAAGGGAAGAATATTTCGAACATGGTGTTGATTGGTGTACGAGGCATAGGTTTGGCTATCAAAATTGGATGTAATGTGTAGTTAAGTAGTATTGTTGTACTCTGATCTGATTTGAATTGTGTGATTTTACGTCTACATCCCCTAATGGGACAGTGACTCTTAATAGCCTCTTTGGCCAAGTGGTAAGGCATCGCACTCGTAATGCGGGGATCGTGGGTTCAAGTCCCACAGGAGGCATTTTGCCTTTTTActaattttatttttttttgtttttactGTATATCAATTGCTCTCCTTCTTTTCTCGAGTAACAGATCTCAAATTGATCTACCCTAAAGGAATACGAACAAATCTATAAAACCATTACATATCCTCCCTTGTTTGGGTCGTAGCAATCGCCGTTTATGCAGAGGTACTCCTT
It encodes the following:
- the ARP6 gene encoding Arp6p (similar to uniprot|Q12509 Saccharomyces cerevisiae YLR085C ARP6 Nuclear actin-related protein involved in chromatin remodeling component of chromatin-remodeling enzyme complexes), whose product is MESPPIVVDNGSYEIKFGTPDLETPHRAFNALARDKFGSYYLSNQIKTIKDISSVVFRRPHEFGQLTSWELESAIWDYCFFNPDEFNGFDLKDSKGQHLVVSETCMTIPELSKNMDQVVFEEYEFASMFKSPIAGFAPFGRPSIAISGKGDDQPNRKAEPDAYEPFQLVIDVGFNCTWVVPVIKGIPYYKAVKKLDIGGRFLNGLLKETLSFRHYNVMDETILVNNIKENCLFVSPVSYFESFKHKEQTAVEYVLPDFQTSFLGYVKDPKKPLPQDSQTVELKDELFSVPETFFHPEIPQLLKPGIIETILESLSILPEQLRPLMLGNIVCTGGNFNLPNFATRLATELQRQLPTDWTCTVHLPSGPKELYGWSSMASFTNSPLYSDARVTREEYFEHGVDWCTRHRFGYQNWM